From one Synechocystis sp. PCC 6803 substr. PCC-P genomic stretch:
- a CDS encoding DUF29 domain-containing protein: MKNQLYETDFVRWTEEQAQYIQQNDLESIDWQNIQEEISALGRSEKHELENRLEVLLEHLLKRGYINSAYDNRGWEITIKEQRKKIRRLLRDSPSLKNYGEALIPEIWQEARSDIQDIYPTTPLPTINPFGESLDQLLTVTFWQ; the protein is encoded by the coding sequence ATGAAAAACCAACTTTACGAAACGGATTTTGTACGGTGGACAGAAGAACAGGCACAATATATTCAACAAAATGACTTGGAATCCATTGACTGGCAAAATATTCAGGAAGAAATAAGTGCCTTGGGTCGCAGTGAAAAACATGAGCTAGAAAATCGTCTTGAAGTTCTCCTGGAGCATCTGTTAAAACGAGGCTATATCAATAGCGCTTACGATAATCGTGGCTGGGAAATTACTATTAAAGAACAACGAAAGAAAATTCGACGGTTATTACGAGATTCCCCTAGTTTAAAGAATTACGGCGAGGCCTTAATTCCAGAAATCTGGCAGGAGGCACGCTCTGATATCCAAGACATTTATCCGACTACTCCACTGCCCACAATCAATCCATTTGGTGAAAGTTTGGATCAATTATTAACGGTTACTTTTTGGCAATAA
- the psbV gene encoding photosystem II cytochrome c-550 — MKRFFLVAIASVLFFFNTMVGSANAVELTESTRTIPLDEAGGTTTLTARQFTNGQKIFVDTCTQCHLQGKTKTNNNVSLGLADLAGAEPRRDNVLALVEFLKNPKSYDGEDDYSELHPNISRPDIYPEMRNYTEDDIFDVAGYTLIAPKLDERWGGTIYF, encoded by the coding sequence GTGAAACGCTTTTTTCTGGTGGCGATCGCCTCTGTCCTATTTTTCTTTAACACCATGGTCGGCAGTGCCAATGCGGTGGAGTTAACCGAAAGCACCCGCACCATTCCCCTCGATGAAGCCGGTGGCACCACAACCTTAACCGCCCGCCAGTTCACCAACGGCCAAAAGATTTTTGTGGACACCTGCACCCAATGTCACCTCCAGGGTAAAACCAAAACTAATAATAACGTTAGTTTAGGCTTGGCAGACTTGGCTGGTGCCGAGCCCCGTCGGGACAACGTCCTGGCCTTGGTGGAATTTCTCAAGAATCCCAAGAGTTATGACGGTGAAGATGACTATTCGGAATTACATCCCAATATTTCCCGTCCCGACATCTACCCAGAAATGAGAAACTACACCGAAGACGACATCTTTGATGTGGCTGGTTACACCCTCATTGCTCCCAAATTAGATGAACGGTGGGGTGGCACCATCTACTTCTAG
- a CDS encoding sirohydrochlorin chelatase, with protein MSTAYLLVAHGSRDPRPQIALDRLTYLVGQFLPRPRPLESKKGLAKRNGAETWRAYYSGGLLTEVNQGKQLEPPVFSASLEAQALPLHQQLVNLAENLIPQGVKRIVILPLFLLMGVHTCEDLPQAIAQAKAELGNSISIHCLPILGVYPWLPALLEKSFLQYQNQPQAERILLAHGSKRAGGNLAIATVAEKLGARAAYWKGGISLNTVLGEIKTPGEVVILPYFLFAGGLTDLIRKEREQLQLVHGQLRLQLGEPLGPQPLLAQLIATELQRFN; from the coding sequence TTGTCCACTGCCTATCTGTTGGTTGCCCACGGTAGCCGTGATCCCCGTCCCCAGATCGCCCTCGATCGCCTGACTTACCTAGTGGGTCAATTTTTACCCAGACCCCGCCCCCTGGAAAGCAAGAAAGGGTTAGCTAAGCGCAATGGGGCGGAAACTTGGCGGGCGTATTATTCCGGAGGATTATTAACGGAGGTAAATCAGGGGAAGCAACTGGAACCGCCGGTGTTTAGTGCCAGCTTGGAGGCCCAGGCGTTACCTCTCCATCAACAGTTGGTAAACTTAGCCGAAAACCTGATTCCCCAGGGGGTCAAACGGATTGTCATTCTGCCCCTGTTTCTGCTTATGGGAGTACATACCTGTGAAGACTTGCCCCAGGCCATTGCCCAGGCCAAAGCGGAGTTGGGTAATAGCATCTCCATTCACTGTTTGCCCATTTTGGGGGTTTATCCCTGGCTACCAGCCTTACTAGAAAAGTCTTTCCTGCAGTACCAAAACCAACCCCAGGCGGAGAGAATCCTCTTGGCCCACGGTAGTAAACGGGCCGGTGGTAATTTGGCGATCGCCACGGTGGCGGAAAAATTAGGGGCCAGGGCAGCCTACTGGAAAGGGGGCATTAGTTTGAACACCGTCCTGGGGGAAATTAAGACGCCGGGGGAAGTTGTGATTTTGCCTTACTTTCTATTTGCCGGAGGATTGACAGACCTGATCAGAAAAGAGCGGGAACAACTCCAATTGGTCCATGGCCAGCTCCGCCTGCAATTGGGGGAACCCCTGGGGCCCCAACCGTTGCTGGCCCAGTTAATTGCCACGGAACTACAGCGTTTTAACTAG
- the tsaE gene encoding tRNA (adenosine(37)-N6)-threonylcarbamoyltransferase complex ATPase subunit type 1 TsaE, whose translation MNENSMEFFLPDLNATDQWGQQLAQQLPLGTIILLQGDLGAGKTSLVQGLGRGLGITGEIVSPTFTIVNEYREGKMPLYHLDLYRLNTLEVEYLYPEQYWQGEDFPLGITAVEWPERLPQLPSQYLQIQLCHQGEGRSIALTAQDWAMDLKELLPPS comes from the coding sequence AATGCTACCGATCAATGGGGACAACAATTGGCCCAACAGTTACCGCTGGGCACCATTATTTTGTTGCAGGGGGATTTGGGAGCGGGGAAAACTAGCTTAGTCCAGGGCCTTGGCCGGGGGTTGGGCATTACGGGGGAAATTGTCAGTCCCACTTTCACCATTGTTAATGAGTATCGGGAAGGTAAGATGCCCCTTTACCATCTGGATTTGTATCGACTTAACACCCTTGAAGTCGAGTATTTATACCCGGAACAATATTGGCAAGGGGAAGATTTTCCCTTGGGTATTACCGCGGTCGAGTGGCCGGAAAGATTACCGCAACTACCAAGTCAGTATTTACAAATTCAACTGTGCCACCAAGGAGAAGGAAGGAGCATCGCCCTGACAGCCCAGGACTGGGCCATGGATTTAAAAGAGCTATTGCCCCCTAGTTAA